The proteins below are encoded in one region of Triticum aestivum cultivar Chinese Spring chromosome 1B, IWGSC CS RefSeq v2.1, whole genome shotgun sequence:
- the LOC123115601 gene encoding probable tRNA N6-adenosine threonylcarbamoyltransferase: MASSSSPASSRPPGPFALGLESSANKIGIGVVSMSGQILSNPRHTYITPPGHGFLPRETAQHHLVHLFPLLRAALAEADASPADLACICYTMGPGMGGPLQVAAASARALSLLWGKPLVAVNHCVAHIEMGRAVTGAVDPVVLYVSGGNTQVIAYSEGRYRIFGETIDIAVGNCLDRFARILELSNDPSPGYNIEQLAKKGEKFIDLPYVVKGMDVSFSGILSFIEAAAIEKLENNECTPADLCYSLQETLFAMLVEITERAMAHCDSKDVLIVGGVGCNERLQEMMRIMCSERGGRLFATDDRYCIDNGAMIAYTGLLAYAHGVTTPLEDSTFTQRFRTDEVHAIWREKEVPVLNNTDSDAAAEVSIDGTSGPTPIAVDS; the protein is encoded by the exons atggcctcgtcgTCGTCTCCGGCGAGTAGCCGCCCGCCTGGCCCGTTTGCTCTAGGGTTGGAGTCCTCGGCGAACAAGATTGGCATCGGCGTCGTCTCCATGTCCGGGCAAATCCTCTCCAACCCGCGCCATACGTACATCACCCCGCCAGGCCACGGTTTCCTGCCCCGGGAGACCGCGCAGCACCACCTCGTCCACCTATTCCCTCTACTCCGAGCAGCACTCGCCGAGGCTGATGCCTCTCCTGCCGACCTCGCCTGCATTTGCTACACCATGGGCCCCGGCATGGGCGGGCCTCTCCAGGTCGCCGCCGCATCGGCCCGGGCTCTGTCGCTCCTATGGGGGAAACCGCTTGTCGCCGTCAATCACTGTGTCGCGCACATTGAAATGGGCCGCGCGGTCACGGGCGCCGTGGACCCCGTTGTGCTCTACGTCTCAGGTGGCAACACGCAGGTCATCGCGTATAGCGAAGGGAGGTACAGGATCTTCGGTGAGACCATTGATATTGCCGTGGGGAACTGCCTCGACCGCTTTGCGAGGATCCTCGAGCTCTCGAATGACCCCAGCCCTGGGTATAACATCGAGCAG CTTGCAAAGAAGGGAGAGAAGTTCATCGACCTCCCTTATGTTGTAAAGGGTATGGATGTGTCATTTAGTGGCATATTGAGCTTCATCGAAGCTGCAGCGATTGAAAAGCTTGAAAATAACGAGTGCACACCAGCAGACCTGTGCTACTCATTGCAG GAAACTCTCTTTGCTATGCTTGTTGAAATCACTGAACGTGCCATGGCACATTGTGATTCGAAGGATGTTCTTATTGTTGGTGGTGTTGGATGCAATGAACGTTTGCAAGAGATGATGAGGATTATGTGCTCAGAGAGAGGGGGTAGGCTGTTTGCAACTGATGATCGATATTGTATAGACAATGGTGCGATGATTGCATACACTGGTTTACTGGCATATGCACATGGTGTGACCACACCCCTGGAGGACTCGACATTTACTCAAAGGTTCCGAACTGATGAAGTTCATGCAATTTGGAGGGAGAAGGAGGTTCCGGTATTAAATAACACAGATTCTGATGCAGCGGCTGAAGTATCCATAGATGGAACCTCTGGGCCGACTCCAATTGCTGTAGATTCCTGA